Proteins encoded in a region of the Sphingomonas sp. HMP9 genome:
- a CDS encoding N-formylglutamate amidohydrolase: MQSSSFERLGAMPPISPVVVSVPHAGRDYPLALKTALRVPLAGLLPLEDRLVDAVARAARTDQTTIVQTRARAWIDLNRREDERDPLLDEGAPSMPLAQQSAKLRSGLGLVPRRASGAGDLWARRFTDADVTARIANDHRPYHSALAAALQAAHDRFGVAVLLDVHSMPPLGPGGSRIVIGDRFGHSAEPRFVARIEAECAARGFSTAINVPYAGGHILERHARPAANIHAIQFELDRTLYLDRKLHAPGAGFARVVDLLRSILAALSDEALPGPLAAAAE, translated from the coding sequence ATGCAGTCTTCTTCCTTCGAGCGCCTGGGCGCAATGCCGCCCATAAGCCCGGTGGTAGTGTCCGTTCCGCACGCAGGCCGGGACTATCCGCTCGCGCTCAAGACGGCGTTGCGCGTGCCGCTTGCAGGCCTGCTTCCGCTCGAGGACCGTCTCGTCGATGCGGTGGCGCGCGCCGCGCGAACCGACCAGACGACGATCGTCCAGACGCGCGCGCGCGCGTGGATCGATCTCAACCGGCGCGAGGACGAGCGCGATCCCCTGCTCGACGAGGGCGCGCCGTCGATGCCGCTGGCCCAGCAATCCGCCAAGCTGCGCAGTGGGCTGGGTCTCGTCCCACGTCGCGCATCGGGTGCAGGCGACCTCTGGGCGCGCCGGTTCACCGATGCCGACGTCACCGCGCGGATCGCCAACGATCACCGGCCTTACCATTCGGCCCTGGCAGCGGCGTTGCAAGCGGCACACGACCGGTTCGGCGTGGCGGTGTTGCTCGACGTGCATTCGATGCCGCCGCTCGGTCCGGGTGGATCGCGAATCGTCATCGGCGATCGGTTCGGTCACTCCGCCGAGCCGCGGTTCGTCGCGCGGATCGAGGCCGAATGTGCAGCGCGCGGGTTCTCGACCGCGATCAACGTGCCCTATGCCGGCGGCCATATCCTCGAACGCCATGCGCGGCCCGCCGCCAACATCCACGCCATCCAGTTCGAACTGGACCGCACGCTGTATCTCGATCGCAAGCTCCATGCGCCCGGCGCCGGCTTCGCGCGCGTCGTCGACCTGCTCCGCTCGATCCTGGCGGCACTCAGCGACGAGGCCTTGCCTGGCCCACTGGCCGCGGCCGCCGAATGA
- a CDS encoding helicase-related protein, protein MLQVSQQVENTDIAPAVVAATSAAAPLAAAIIERLSGGNLVYVAADDQRATEIATIAAALAPDALVVHVPSSDALPGDDAPASPANVGRRVEALRRLRAGSESGAAPILVVTTAEATAVRYPPPPMFDVAPPRLEVGDPIDIEAFAAIAEEVGYVTDDRIDEPGEIAVRGGVIDVFPADRETPVRIEFADGHITGLRDYDPVSQLGLGDIDVVEIGRATEPVVEKGVSILAHLPDAAIAFDRDAEKRRARFLAIAADGLPRRRAAADLVLDKPWVTEIADRDTVTLEVGDDVPPRFVERRDPARAFARFAKDALADGRLLVVGSPRDLRFLQPRLERTTKRALTQVDRWTDVGSAAPGTAMLLVAPVDRGFVARGIAVVAGADLLGGRARGDEVASGSVRRLPGLTSELRCGDVIVHEEFGIGLVRGLENLPGADGDAIILEYAKEGRRLVPVREADRIWRYGAEIDAVTLDSLDGASWQKRRGAVDAAIAQSARDLAAIAAERDARTTDPIEPDRARYEAFAAGFAFTETPDQAKAIATTLADLASGKPMDRLIIGDVGYGKTEVALRAAAAVALAGRQVAIAAPTTVLVRQHVETFLKRFEGTGVTVAGLSRLSNTAEKARVRAGLADGSIGVVIGTGAVAGKGVAYKDLALVVIDEEQRFGAADKAKMQALGAGHVLTLSATPIPRTLQSAMIGLQGLSVIATPPARRQPIRTSVARFDDATVRAALRRERARGGQSFVVVPRIDDMAPLAAKLAKLVPELGLVQAHGKLPAGEIDEAMVAFAAGDGDVLLATNIIEAGLDVPRANTMIVHHADRFGLSQLHQLRGRVGRSGRRGQVMLLTDGEATIAEATLKRLRKLQAFDRLGAGFAISARDLDLRGAGDLVGEAQAGHMKLIGIDLYQHLFGRALRLARIDREGGKPIDDWIPELHLELGGSLPGAWIPEIEVRMSLYGRLARLEDVSALDLFEAELDDRFGKAPDAAFRLLQVARIRMMAREAGIRRIDAGPAAIAFTPHDRTAAKPLDDLVQKNGRWIAAESIADPIARAGRIEELLDALIG, encoded by the coding sequence GTGCTTCAGGTCAGTCAGCAGGTCGAGAATACGGATATCGCGCCAGCGGTAGTGGCGGCAACCAGTGCGGCGGCGCCGTTGGCCGCAGCTATCATCGAGCGGTTGTCGGGCGGAAATCTTGTCTACGTCGCTGCGGACGATCAGCGCGCCACCGAGATCGCGACGATCGCGGCGGCGCTGGCGCCCGATGCGCTGGTCGTCCATGTGCCGTCGAGCGATGCACTGCCGGGCGACGACGCGCCGGCATCGCCGGCCAATGTCGGGCGTCGCGTGGAAGCGTTGCGGCGGCTTCGCGCGGGATCCGAAAGCGGGGCGGCACCGATCCTGGTCGTCACGACGGCCGAGGCAACCGCGGTACGATATCCGCCGCCGCCGATGTTCGACGTGGCGCCACCCCGGCTGGAGGTCGGCGACCCGATCGATATCGAGGCGTTCGCCGCGATCGCCGAGGAGGTCGGCTATGTGACCGACGATCGGATCGATGAACCCGGTGAGATCGCAGTGCGCGGCGGCGTGATCGACGTGTTCCCGGCGGATCGCGAAACCCCGGTCCGGATCGAGTTCGCCGACGGCCACATCACCGGGCTGCGGGATTACGACCCGGTTTCGCAGCTCGGTTTGGGCGATATCGACGTTGTCGAGATCGGCCGCGCGACCGAACCCGTCGTCGAGAAGGGCGTTTCGATCCTGGCGCATCTCCCTGACGCTGCCATCGCGTTCGATCGGGACGCGGAAAAGCGGCGTGCCCGGTTCCTCGCGATCGCCGCGGATGGCCTGCCCCGACGCCGCGCGGCTGCCGATCTGGTCCTCGACAAGCCCTGGGTTACCGAGATTGCGGATCGAGACACCGTCACGTTGGAGGTCGGTGACGACGTGCCGCCGCGGTTCGTCGAACGACGCGACCCGGCGCGTGCGTTCGCCCGGTTCGCAAAGGATGCGCTTGCCGATGGTCGCCTGCTGGTCGTGGGGTCGCCGCGCGACCTGCGGTTTCTCCAGCCCAGGCTTGAGCGCACGACGAAGCGCGCCTTGACGCAGGTCGATCGTTGGACGGACGTCGGCTCCGCCGCGCCCGGCACGGCGATGCTGCTGGTCGCACCGGTCGACCGCGGGTTCGTCGCGCGCGGTATTGCCGTCGTCGCCGGTGCGGACCTGCTCGGCGGACGCGCGCGCGGAGACGAGGTCGCCAGTGGCAGCGTCCGCAGGTTGCCAGGGCTGACCAGCGAGTTGCGGTGCGGCGATGTGATCGTGCACGAGGAGTTCGGGATCGGCCTCGTCCGCGGGCTCGAAAATTTGCCCGGTGCCGACGGCGATGCGATCATCCTGGAATATGCCAAGGAAGGCCGTCGTCTGGTTCCGGTGCGCGAGGCCGATCGGATTTGGCGGTATGGCGCGGAGATCGACGCGGTGACGCTTGATTCGCTCGACGGGGCGTCGTGGCAGAAGCGGCGTGGCGCGGTCGATGCCGCGATCGCCCAAAGCGCGCGGGACCTGGCCGCGATAGCCGCGGAACGTGATGCGCGGACGACCGATCCGATCGAGCCCGACCGCGCGCGCTACGAGGCGTTCGCGGCCGGCTTCGCGTTCACCGAGACGCCGGATCAGGCAAAGGCGATCGCGACGACGCTGGCGGATCTTGCGAGCGGCAAGCCGATGGACAGGCTGATCATCGGCGATGTCGGCTACGGTAAGACCGAGGTCGCGTTGCGTGCCGCTGCTGCCGTCGCGCTGGCCGGACGACAGGTGGCGATCGCCGCACCGACGACGGTGCTGGTCCGCCAGCATGTCGAGACGTTCCTCAAACGGTTCGAGGGTACCGGCGTGACCGTCGCCGGCCTGTCGCGGCTGTCGAATACTGCGGAAAAGGCGCGGGTTCGGGCAGGGCTTGCGGACGGATCGATCGGCGTCGTGATCGGCACAGGGGCGGTTGCCGGCAAGGGTGTCGCGTACAAGGATCTCGCGCTCGTCGTGATCGACGAAGAACAGCGGTTCGGTGCGGCGGACAAGGCGAAGATGCAGGCGCTGGGGGCAGGGCACGTCCTGACCCTGAGCGCGACCCCGATCCCGCGCACGCTGCAGTCCGCTATGATCGGGCTGCAGGGGCTTTCGGTTATCGCCACCCCGCCGGCCCGCCGCCAGCCGATCCGCACGTCGGTGGCGCGGTTCGACGATGCGACGGTGCGTGCGGCGCTGCGTCGGGAGCGTGCGCGGGGCGGACAGAGCTTCGTCGTCGTGCCGCGGATCGACGACATGGCACCGCTTGCCGCCAAACTCGCCAAGCTCGTCCCCGAACTCGGCTTGGTGCAGGCGCACGGCAAGCTGCCGGCGGGCGAGATCGACGAGGCGATGGTCGCTTTCGCGGCAGGCGATGGCGACGTGCTGCTCGCGACGAACATCATCGAGGCCGGGCTGGACGTGCCGCGCGCGAACACGATGATCGTGCATCACGCGGACCGGTTCGGGCTGTCGCAACTGCACCAGCTTCGCGGTCGCGTGGGTCGCAGCGGGCGGCGGGGGCAGGTGATGCTGCTCACCGACGGCGAGGCGACGATTGCGGAGGCAACGCTCAAGCGGCTGCGGAAGCTCCAGGCGTTCGACCGGTTGGGCGCCGGTTTTGCGATCAGCGCGCGCGACCTCGACCTGCGTGGCGCGGGCGATCTGGTCGGCGAAGCGCAGGCCGGTCACATGAAGCTGATCGGGATCGACCTGTACCAGCATCTGTTCGGTCGTGCGTTGCGGCTGGCGCGGATCGATCGTGAGGGCGGTAAGCCGATCGACGACTGGATCCCCGAACTTCATCTCGAACTGGGCGGCAGCCTTCCCGGGGCTTGGATCCCGGAGATCGAGGTGCGGATGTCGCTCTACGGCCGGCTGGCGCGGCTGGAAGACGTCTCGGCGCTCGATTTGTTCGAGGCGGAGCTCGACGATCGGTTCGGCAAGGCGCCCGATGCGGCGTTTCGGCTGTTGCAGGTCGCACGGATTCGCATGATGGCGCGCGAGGCGGGCATCCGGCGCATCGACGCTGGTCCCGCCGCGATCGCGTTCACACCGCACGACCGGACTGCGGCGAAACCGCTCGACGATCTGGTCCAGAAGAACGGGCGGTGGATCGCGGCCGAGAGCATCGCCGACCCGATCGCGCGGGCAGGGCGGATCGAGGAACTGCTGGACGCGCTGATCGGCTAG
- a CDS encoding TonB-dependent receptor, which translates to MIRISLTTLAFVLLSSGRAVAQMTVAPAGQPADIVVTGRGLANAPGDRAYDIVTIDRDRIQANASNRLESVLADVAGLQQFRRSDSRSANPTSQGISLRGIGGNASSRALLVFDGVPQADPFGGWVAFPAYATGRLGRIRVTRGGGSGYQGPGALAGTVELESATPDRATPLQGSVAYGSRDSVDAQGSAALVRESGFATVSGAYARGDGFTPTVEESRGIVDRAAPYEQASGALRTVIGIGAKTEVQMNASAFTDRRDRGSDFTDNTSEGADASVRLIGRGRWGYSALAYLQTRAFASSFNSINAPRTTAIQSLNQYNTPATGMGGRIEIAPPLGENITLRLGADVRDVRGKTQELYTFVSAVPTRRREAGGSTTTTGMFADGSLVAGDFTVSLGGRVDWWSIDGGYLTERPLAGGAALTNLRYADRDGSETTGRAGVAYQPVEAITLRAAGYRGWRLPTLNELYRPFRVGNDATAANALLSPERLTGVEGGVTLAPAPGMSIAATYFYNRLKDAVANVTTTSPSQVLPGVTTYRVRQNLDAIRAQGFELDAAYRPGPIGVQASWSHTSSTVEGSGITAALDGLRPAQTPRDQVSGTVDWRREAAAVSLTVRHIGRQYDDDQNTRVLAPATTLDAYAALPITRSLVAELRGENLFDERVEAGISGATIVERATPRTIWVGLRYGLR; encoded by the coding sequence ATGATCCGTATCTCGCTCACTACGCTCGCCTTCGTGCTGCTTTCGTCCGGCCGTGCGGTCGCGCAAATGACCGTTGCGCCTGCCGGTCAACCGGCTGACATCGTCGTCACCGGGCGCGGGCTTGCGAACGCGCCCGGCGATCGTGCGTACGACATCGTCACGATCGACCGCGACCGGATCCAGGCGAATGCGAGCAACCGGCTGGAAAGCGTGCTGGCCGATGTCGCTGGGCTGCAGCAATTCCGCCGGTCGGATTCGCGCAGTGCCAATCCGACCAGCCAGGGAATTTCGCTGCGGGGCATCGGCGGCAACGCGTCCAGTCGCGCGCTACTGGTGTTCGACGGCGTACCGCAGGCGGATCCGTTCGGCGGCTGGGTTGCGTTTCCGGCCTATGCGACGGGGCGTCTCGGGCGCATCCGCGTCACGCGCGGTGGCGGAAGCGGGTACCAGGGGCCGGGGGCGCTGGCCGGGACGGTCGAGCTTGAGAGTGCGACGCCGGACCGGGCAACGCCGCTCCAGGGCAGCGTTGCGTATGGCAGCCGGGATTCAGTCGATGCGCAGGGGTCGGCAGCCCTGGTGCGCGAGTCGGGGTTTGCGACCGTGTCGGGCGCGTATGCCCGTGGCGACGGCTTTACGCCGACAGTCGAAGAAAGCCGAGGGATCGTCGATCGCGCTGCGCCGTACGAGCAGGCGTCGGGGGCGTTGCGGACCGTGATCGGGATCGGTGCGAAGACCGAAGTGCAGATGAATGCGAGCGCGTTCACCGATCGGCGCGACCGGGGGAGCGACTTTACCGATAATACAAGCGAGGGCGCGGATGCGAGCGTCCGGCTGATCGGGCGCGGGCGCTGGGGCTATTCGGCGCTGGCGTATCTGCAGACGCGGGCGTTCGCGAGCAGCTTCAACAGCATCAATGCGCCGCGGACGACCGCGATCCAGTCGCTGAACCAGTATAATACGCCGGCGACCGGGATGGGCGGGCGCATCGAGATCGCTCCGCCGCTGGGGGAGAATATCACGCTCAGGCTGGGTGCGGATGTTCGCGATGTCCGCGGCAAGACGCAGGAGCTCTATACGTTCGTGTCCGCGGTGCCGACGCGGCGGCGCGAGGCTGGCGGTAGTACGACGACGACCGGTATGTTCGCGGATGGGAGCCTGGTGGCGGGCGACTTTACGGTCAGCCTTGGCGGGCGGGTCGACTGGTGGTCGATCGATGGCGGCTATCTGACCGAACGGCCGCTGGCGGGCGGGGCGGCATTGACCAACCTGCGCTATGCGGATCGCGACGGCAGCGAGACGACGGGGCGGGCGGGCGTGGCGTACCAGCCGGTCGAGGCGATCACGCTGCGCGCGGCTGGGTATCGCGGATGGCGGTTGCCGACGCTCAACGAGCTGTATCGGCCGTTCCGTGTCGGCAATGATGCGACCGCGGCCAATGCACTGCTGTCGCCGGAACGGCTGACGGGGGTCGAGGGTGGTGTCACGCTGGCACCGGCGCCGGGGATGAGCATCGCCGCGACCTATTTCTACAACCGGCTGAAGGATGCCGTGGCGAACGTCACGACGACCAGTCCATCGCAGGTGCTGCCGGGGGTGACCACCTACCGTGTCCGCCAGAATCTCGACGCGATCCGCGCGCAGGGGTTCGAGCTGGATGCGGCGTATCGGCCCGGTCCGATCGGTGTGCAGGCGTCATGGTCGCATACGAGTTCGACGGTCGAGGGTTCGGGGATCACCGCCGCGTTGGACGGCTTGCGACCGGCGCAGACGCCGCGCGACCAGGTGTCGGGGACGGTCGACTGGCGGCGCGAGGCGGCGGCGGTGTCGCTGACGGTGCGGCATATCGGGCGACAGTATGACGACGACCAGAACACGCGGGTGCTCGCTCCGGCGACGACGCTGGATGCGTATGCGGCGTTACCGATCACGCGCTCGCTGGTCGCTGAACTGCGCGGGGAGAATCTGTTCGACGAGCGCGTCGAGGCAGGGATCAGCGGCGCGACCATCGTCGAGCGCGCGACCCCGCGGACGATCTGGGTGGGGCTGCGGTACGGGCTCCGGTAA
- the msrB gene encoding peptide-methionine (R)-S-oxide reductase MsrB yields MTDYKKTDEAIANLTPEQFHVTQQSGTERPGTGEYLNTREPGLYVDIVSGEPLFASADKFDSHCGWPSFTKPIMPEHVAELHDRSHGMVRTEIRSAGADSHLGHVFEDGPQDKGGLRYCINSASLRFVPRADMEANGYAAYLTQVDAAG; encoded by the coding sequence ATGACCGACTACAAGAAGACCGACGAAGCGATCGCCAATCTCACCCCCGAGCAGTTCCACGTCACGCAGCAGAGCGGCACCGAGCGGCCGGGCACGGGCGAATATCTCAACACGCGCGAGCCCGGTCTCTACGTCGACATCGTCTCGGGCGAGCCGCTGTTCGCGTCCGCGGACAAGTTCGATTCGCATTGCGGCTGGCCGAGCTTCACCAAGCCGATCATGCCCGAGCACGTCGCCGAACTGCACGATCGCAGCCACGGCATGGTCCGCACCGAGATCCGTTCGGCAGGCGCCGACAGCCATCTCGGCCACGTGTTCGAAGATGGCCCGCAGGACAAGGGGGGCCTGCGCTACTGCATCAACTCCGCGTCGCTGCGGTTCGTCCCGCGCGCCGACATGGAAGCCAACGGATATGCCGCCTACCTGACGCAGGTCGACGCGGCGGGCTGA
- a CDS encoding DUF4126 domain-containing protein encodes MNDRHTYRFPSKTKEIAGGLAWRTLAGPARVDAFEPAFPEIIMLASFLMGLVGGQRAMTPLATVAIAAARNELPADNGAPKLLSHPLVAAGALALAIGEMAGDKQKTAPDRIVAIGLAARFITSAIAGASLVPRRQRWIGAAVGGLTAVAASYPGWRARMAAMAQYGQTPTGFVEDAAVLAGAAAIARNAGSLRAA; translated from the coding sequence ATGAACGACCGGCACACGTACCGGTTTCCAAGCAAAACCAAGGAGATCGCCGGCGGGCTGGCATGGCGGACCCTGGCTGGCCCCGCGCGCGTTGATGCGTTCGAACCTGCTTTCCCGGAGATCATCATGCTCGCATCCTTCCTGATGGGCCTTGTTGGTGGCCAGCGCGCGATGACGCCGCTCGCCACGGTCGCCATCGCAGCGGCGCGCAACGAATTGCCCGCCGACAATGGTGCGCCCAAGCTGTTGTCGCATCCCCTCGTCGCGGCGGGTGCGCTGGCGCTCGCGATCGGCGAGATGGCAGGCGACAAGCAGAAGACCGCGCCCGACCGGATCGTCGCGATCGGGCTGGCCGCGCGCTTCATCACGTCGGCGATCGCGGGCGCGTCGCTTGTCCCGCGGCGGCAACGGTGGATCGGTGCCGCGGTCGGCGGACTGACCGCGGTGGCGGCATCCTATCCCGGCTGGCGCGCGCGGATGGCGGCGATGGCGCAATACGGCCAGACGCCGACGGGGTTCGTCGAGGATGCCGCGGTCCTTGCGGGGGCGGCGGCGATCGCGCGCAACGCGGGGTCTCTCCGCGCGGCCTGA
- a CDS encoding L-dopachrome tautomerase-related protein codes for MPIQTTDDLELAYADTRPRDGRPVLLIHGWPDDASTWDDVVPALNAAGLRTIVPTLRGFGDTRFVRDAPRSGNSAILAMDMIALMDGLGIETFMIAGHDWGSNTAEALAVGWPDRVERMAMLATPPRLGGMPTPPFEQAQRQWYHWFMATARGAQAVRDDHKGFAHIHWRNWSPSGWFDEATFARVARSFENPDWVDVTLHSYRARWNEAEPDPRSQWLEDKVKATKTLALPTMYFQGAVDGVNPPSASTAVPAKFTGPFAVVTLNGVGHFIQREAPDAVARHLIQLFTGNPADLSDTIDRSLTMSKTKPFLAGAAAIAVVAAAAIGVASAQTAGQTSGRPLTQVAQFDHQATGVAVTADGRRFVNFPRWTDDAPISVAEVMKDGSLKAYPDAKWNSWRNAKSNEMPVGDYFVCVQSIVPDGHGNLWVLDPGAPGNEKILEGAPKLVKVDLATNRVTKVIKVPLDVALQGTYLNDIRFSPDGKTGYITDSGSRGAIIVLDLETGKGLRALDGHGSTQIDKTVKVMTDGKPLVRPDGRQPAFAADGVAISNDGKTLYYQALTGKTLYSIDTALLREGVSEATRAAGVKTVAQTHVADGLWMSKAGTLYLTSPVTNGITRLVGDHVEPVLTDARLRWPDTFSEGADGRIYVTASHIQDTNWFKPGAPASLKTELFSFAPVK; via the coding sequence ATGCCGATCCAGACGACCGACGATCTCGAACTCGCCTATGCCGATACCCGACCGCGCGATGGCCGGCCGGTGCTGCTGATTCACGGCTGGCCGGACGACGCATCGACCTGGGACGATGTCGTTCCCGCGCTCAACGCGGCCGGGTTGCGGACCATCGTCCCGACCTTGCGCGGGTTTGGCGACACGCGGTTCGTGCGCGATGCGCCACGCTCCGGGAACAGCGCGATCCTGGCAATGGACATGATCGCGCTGATGGACGGGCTCGGGATCGAGACATTCATGATCGCCGGGCACGACTGGGGCTCGAACACCGCGGAAGCGCTCGCGGTCGGCTGGCCCGACCGCGTCGAGCGGATGGCGATGCTCGCGACCCCGCCGCGTCTCGGCGGCATGCCGACGCCGCCGTTCGAGCAGGCGCAGCGCCAATGGTATCACTGGTTCATGGCGACCGCGCGCGGGGCACAGGCGGTGCGCGACGACCACAAGGGTTTCGCGCACATCCACTGGCGCAACTGGTCGCCCTCCGGCTGGTTTGACGAGGCGACCTTCGCCCGTGTCGCACGGTCCTTCGAGAACCCCGACTGGGTCGACGTCACGCTGCACAGCTACCGGGCGCGCTGGAACGAAGCAGAACCCGATCCGCGCAGCCAGTGGCTCGAGGACAAGGTCAAGGCGACCAAGACGCTCGCGCTGCCGACGATGTATTTCCAGGGCGCGGTCGACGGCGTGAACCCGCCATCGGCGAGCACGGCGGTGCCGGCCAAGTTCACCGGCCCGTTCGCGGTCGTCACGCTCAACGGCGTCGGCCATTTCATCCAGCGCGAAGCCCCCGATGCGGTCGCGCGCCATCTCATCCAGCTTTTCACCGGCAATCCTGCCGACCTGTCCGACACCATTGACCGGAGCCTGACCATGTCCAAGACCAAGCCCTTCCTCGCCGGCGCTGCCGCGATCGCCGTCGTTGCCGCCGCGGCGATCGGGGTCGCCAGCGCGCAGACCGCAGGCCAGACCAGCGGCCGTCCGCTTACCCAGGTCGCGCAGTTCGATCACCAGGCGACCGGCGTCGCGGTCACCGCCGATGGCCGCCGCTTCGTCAACTTCCCGCGCTGGACCGACGACGCGCCGATCTCCGTCGCCGAAGTGATGAAGGACGGCTCGCTCAAGGCCTATCCGGACGCCAAGTGGAACAGCTGGCGCAACGCGAAGTCGAACGAAATGCCGGTCGGCGACTATTTCGTCTGCGTGCAGTCGATCGTCCCCGACGGCCACGGCAACCTCTGGGTGCTCGATCCCGGTGCGCCCGGCAACGAAAAGATCCTCGAAGGCGCACCCAAGCTGGTTAAGGTCGACCTCGCCACCAACCGCGTGACCAAGGTCATCAAGGTGCCGCTCGACGTCGCGTTGCAGGGCACCTACCTCAACGACATCCGCTTCTCGCCCGACGGCAAAACCGGCTACATCACCGATTCCGGGAGCCGCGGCGCGATCATCGTCCTCGACCTCGAAACCGGCAAGGGCCTGCGCGCGCTCGACGGCCATGGCTCGACGCAGATCGACAAGACCGTGAAGGTGATGACCGACGGCAAGCCGCTGGTTCGTCCCGATGGTCGCCAGCCCGCCTTTGCCGCGGACGGCGTCGCGATCTCCAACGACGGCAAGACGCTCTATTACCAGGCGCTTACCGGCAAGACGCTCTACTCGATCGACACCGCCCTGCTGCGCGAAGGCGTCAGCGAGGCGACGCGTGCGGCCGGCGTGAAGACGGTGGCGCAGACGCACGTCGCCGACGGCCTGTGGATGAGCAAGGCAGGCACGCTCTACCTGACGTCGCCGGTGACCAACGGCATCACCCGGCTGGTCGGCGATCATGTCGAGCCGGTGCTGACCGACGCCCGCCTGCGCTGGCCCGACACCTTCTCGGAAGGCGCGGACGGCCGCATCTACGTCACCGCCAGCCACATCCAGGACACCAACTGGTTCAAGCCCGGCGCACCCGCATCGCTGAAAACCGAGCTGTTCTCGTTCGCACCGGTAAAGTGA
- the cpdR gene encoding cell cycle two-component system response regulator CpdR, whose amino-acid sequence MLRILLAEDDQVMREYLTRALERSGYAVTAVDRGTAAIPLLETETFDLLLTDIVMPEMDGIELAQKAGEMCADLRVMFITGFAAVTLKAGRAMPQARVLSKPFHLRDLVAEVDRLFEMDNVTGMH is encoded by the coding sequence ATGTTACGAATTCTGCTGGCCGAGGATGATCAGGTCATGCGCGAGTATCTGACCCGGGCGCTCGAACGCTCGGGCTATGCCGTGACCGCGGTCGATCGGGGGACGGCGGCGATTCCACTCCTTGAAACCGAGACGTTCGACCTGTTGCTGACCGATATCGTCATGCCCGAGATGGACGGCATCGAGCTTGCGCAGAAGGCCGGCGAGATGTGCGCGGACCTGCGCGTGATGTTCATCACCGGCTTTGCGGCGGTCACGCTGAAGGCCGGGCGGGCGATGCCGCAGGCGCGCGTCCTGTCCAAGCCGTTCCACCTGCGCGACCTGGTCGCCGAGGTCGATCGGCTGTTCGAGATGGATAATGTGACGGGCATGCATTGA
- a CDS encoding Gfo/Idh/MocA family protein, protein MATEAVPAKRIRLAIIGVGKIARDQHLPAIANDPRFELVAAVSRNAVVDGVANYHDIAELLAAGHDLDAVSLCTPPVGRAAIAMAALDAGLDVMMEKPPAATLSEVARIEAHAIAAGRSLFATWHSREAAGVAPARAWLADREVESVTIAWREDIRRWHPGQDWILEAGGFGVFDPGINALSIATRILPGDWVVHRADLQVPDGRMSPLAADIDVTCGDIPVTAAFDFLHEGPQQWDIVVKTDGGTLKLGMGGAVLDIDGKVTEATDAEYSGLYAKFASLVGSRSSDVDVTPLRLVADAFLVGRRVIGPAFVW, encoded by the coding sequence ATGGCGACCGAGGCAGTGCCTGCAAAGCGTATCCGGCTGGCGATCATCGGTGTTGGCAAGATCGCACGCGACCAGCATCTGCCGGCGATCGCGAACGATCCTCGCTTCGAACTGGTCGCGGCAGTCAGCCGCAATGCGGTGGTCGACGGTGTCGCCAATTATCACGACATCGCCGAATTGCTCGCCGCCGGGCATGACCTCGACGCGGTGTCGCTCTGTACGCCGCCGGTCGGACGCGCGGCGATCGCGATGGCGGCGCTCGATGCCGGTCTGGACGTGATGATGGAGAAGCCGCCGGCCGCGACCTTGTCTGAGGTGGCGCGGATCGAGGCGCATGCGATCGCGGCAGGTCGTTCGCTGTTCGCAACCTGGCATTCGCGTGAGGCGGCCGGGGTCGCGCCGGCGCGCGCATGGCTCGCCGACCGTGAGGTCGAAAGCGTGACGATCGCCTGGCGCGAGGATATCCGGCGCTGGCATCCCGGCCAGGACTGGATTCTGGAAGCCGGCGGGTTCGGCGTGTTCGATCCTGGTATCAATGCGTTATCGATCGCGACCCGGATCCTCCCCGGCGACTGGGTCGTGCACCGCGCCGATTTGCAGGTGCCGGACGGCCGCATGTCGCCGCTGGCTGCGGACATCGACGTGACTTGCGGCGATATTCCCGTGACGGCGGCGTTCGACTTCCTCCACGAAGGTCCGCAGCAATGGGACATCGTCGTCAAGACCGACGGCGGTACGCTGAAGCTGGGCATGGGCGGCGCGGTCCTCGACATCGATGGCAAGGTCACGGAAGCGACGGATGCCGAATATTCCGGGCTCTATGCCAAGTTCGCGTCGCTGGTCGGATCGCGCTCCAGCGATGTGGACGTCACGCCGCTGCGGCTGGTCGCCGATGCGTTCCTCGTCGGACGGCGTGTGATCGGCCCCGCGTTCGTCTGGTGA